The region GGAGCCGTACGGCACGCTCGCGGAGCTGACCGCCGGGGCCGCGGGTCTCGTCGTGGCGGTCGACGTGCCGAGCGGGGTGGACGCGAGCAGCGGGCGGGTCGAGGGGCCGGCGGTCCGCGCTCACCTGACGGTGACGTTCGGGGCCTACAAGGCCGGTCTGCTCGTCGATCCGGGAGCCTCCCACGCGGGATCGGTCGAGCTGGTGGACATCGGCCTCGGGCCGCACCTGCCGGACCCCGAGGTGACCGCGCCGACCGGCGACGACGTGGCCGGTCTGCTGCCCCGGCCGGGCGCCGACAGCGACAAGTACCGCCGGGGGGTCGTCGGGATCGCCGCGGGCAGCGACAGGTACACGGGAGCCGCCGTGCTCTCGGTCGGCGGCGCGGTGCGCGCCGGGGCGGGCATGGTCCGCTTCGCGAGCGCTTCCGAGCCGGTGCGGCTGGTCAGGGCCCGCTGGCCCGAGGCGGTCACGACCGTGCTCGACCCGTCGTCGTCCCCCGACAGCCTGCTGGAGGAGGTCGGGCGGGTGCAGGCGTGGGTGCTCGGGCCCGGGCTCGGCACCGGCCCGGAGGCGCACGCGGTGGCCCGCGCCGTGCTTTCGGCCGACGTGCCCGTGCTGGTGGACGCCGACGGGCTCACTCTGGTCGCCAAGGACCGGACGCTGCTGCGCAGGTCCCCTCCCACCGTGCTCACGCCGCACGCGGGCGAGCTGTCGCGGCTGCTCGGCGTGCCCAGAGAGCAGATCGAGGCGGCCAGGCTCGGCCATGTGCGGCGGGCCGCCAAGGAGCTGGGGGCGACGGTGCTGCTGAAGGGCTCGACCACCCTCGTCGCGGAGGAGCACCGGCCGGTGCGGGTCAACACCACCGGGACGCCCTGGCTCGCCACGGGCGGCACGGGCGACGTCCTGTCCGGGATCACGGGCGCCCTGCTCGCCGCCGGCCTGTCCGGCTACGACGCGGCCTCGTGCGCCGCGTACGTCCACGGCCTGGCCGCGCGGATCGCCGCCAGGGGCGGTGGCGAAAGCAGAAGAGACGCCGAGGCCGGGTATGGGGCCGGTGATGGGGGCCGCGGGGAGGCCCCGATCGCGGCCCTCGACGTCGCCGAGGCGATCCCGGCGGCCCTGCGCATGCTCTGACGTGCGGCGTCTATGGGCGCATCCACCCGGGTCCACCTGACACACTGGGAAAGTGAGCTTCTCGACGGCGGGCGCGGCCACCCCGGCTGAGGCACGGGTGGACCTGTCCGCGATCAGGGACAACGTGCGGCTGCTGGCCGGGCGTGCGGGCGGCGCCGAGATGATGGCCGTGGTCAAGGCCGACGCGTACGGGCACGGCCTGGTGCCGGTGGCGAACGCGTGCCTGGAGGCGGGCGCGGCCCGGCTCGGCACCGCCTTCGTACGCGAGGCGCTGGCCCTGCGCGATGCGGGGATCACGGCGCCGGTCATGTCGTGGCTCATCACGCCGGGCGAGCCGCTGGACGCCGCGCTGCTCGCGGACGTCGACC is a window of Microbispora sp. NBC_01189 DNA encoding:
- a CDS encoding NAD(P)H-hydrate dehydratase; translation: MRTAYTSDQIRTAETALMARLPEGTLMSRAAAGLAMVCANLLKGVRGRVYGSHVALLVGGGDNGGDTLYAGALLARRGARVEAVLAGSRGHEGGLAALLAAGGRAGPFDPHKAADLLARADVVLDGLVGIGGGGALREPYGTLAELTAGAAGLVVAVDVPSGVDASSGRVEGPAVRAHLTVTFGAYKAGLLVDPGASHAGSVELVDIGLGPHLPDPEVTAPTGDDVAGLLPRPGADSDKYRRGVVGIAAGSDRYTGAAVLSVGGAVRAGAGMVRFASASEPVRLVRARWPEAVTTVLDPSSSPDSLLEEVGRVQAWVLGPGLGTGPEAHAVARAVLSADVPVLVDADGLTLVAKDRTLLRRSPPTVLTPHAGELSRLLGVPREQIEAARLGHVRRAAKELGATVLLKGSTTLVAEEHRPVRVNTTGTPWLATGGTGDVLSGITGALLAAGLSGYDAASCAAYVHGLAARIAARGGGESRRDAEAGYGAGDGGRGEAPIAALDVAEAIPAALRML